The following are from one region of the Prionailurus bengalensis isolate Pbe53 chromosome A2, Fcat_Pben_1.1_paternal_pri, whole genome shotgun sequence genome:
- the KBTBD2 gene encoding kelch repeat and BTB domain-containing protein 2, with amino-acid sequence MSTQDERQINTEYAVSLLEQLKLFYEQQLFTDIVLIVEGTEFPCHKMVLATCSSYFRAMFMSGLSESKQTHVHLRNVDAATLQIIIAYAYTGNLAINDSTVEQLYETACFLQVEDVLQRCREYLIKKINAENCVRLLSFADLFSCEELKQSAKRMVEHKFTAVYHQEAFMQLSHDLLIDILSSDNLNVEKEETVREAAMLWLEYNTESRSQYLSSVLSQIRIDALSEVTQRAWFQGLPPNDKSVVVQGLYKSMPKFFKPRLGMTKEEMMIFIEASSENPCSLYSSVCYSPQAEKVYKLCSPPADLQKVGTVVTPDNDIYIAGGQVPLKNTKTNHSKTSKLQTAFRTVNCFYWFDAQQNTWFPKTPMLFVRIKPSLVCCEGYIYAIGGDSVGGELNRRTVERYDTEKDEWTMVSPLPCAWQWSAAVVVHDCIYVMTLNLMYCYFPRSDSWVEMAMRQTTRSFASAAAFGDKIFYIGGLHIATNSGIRLPSGTVDGSSVTVEIYDVNKNEWKMAANIPAKRYSDPCVRAVVISNSLCVFMRETHLNERAKYVTYQYDLELDRWSLRQHISERVLWDLGRDFRCTVGKLYPSCLEESPWKPPTYLFSPDGTEEFELDGEMVALPPV; translated from the exons ATGTCCACTCAAGACGAGAGGCAGATCAATACTGAATATGCTGTGTCCTTGTTGGAACAGTTAAAACTGTTTTATGAACAGCAGTTGTTTACTGACATAGTGTTAATTGTTGAGGGCACTGAATTCCCTTGTCATAAGATGGTTCTTGCAACATGTAGCTCTTATTTTAG GGCCATGTTCATGAGTGGACTCAGTGAAAGCAAACAGACACACGTGCACCTGAGGAATGTGGATGCAGCCACCTTACAGATAATAATAGCATACGCATACACGGGTAACTTGGCAATAAATGACAGCACTGTCGAACAGCTTTATGAAACCGCTTGCTTCCTGCAG GTAGAAGATGTATTACAGCGTTGTCGAGAATACTTAATTAAGAAAATCAATGCAGAGAATTGTGTGCGATTGTTGAGTTTTGCTGATCTGTTCAGTTGTGAAGAATTAAAGCAAAGTGCTAAAAGAATGGTAGAGCACAAGTTCACTGCTGTGTATCACCAGGAAGCATTCATGCAGCTGTCACATGACCTACTGATAGACATCCTCAGTAGTGAcaatttaaatgttgaaaaggagGAGACAGTTCGCGAAGCTGCTATGCTGTGGCTAGAGTACAACACAGAATCACGATCCCAGTATTTGTCTTCAGTTCTTAGCCAAATCAGAATTGATGCACTTTCAGAAGTAACGCAGAGAGCTTGGTTCCAAGGCCTCCCACCCAATGACAAGTCTGTAGTGGTTCAAGGTCTGTATAAGTCTATGCCCAAGTTTTTCAAACCAAGACTTGGAATGACTAAAGAGGAGATGATGATTTTCATTGAGGCATCTTCAGAAAATCCTTGTAGTCTTTACTCTTCTGTCTGTTACAGCCCCCAAGCAGAAAAAGTTTACAAGCTGTGCAGCCCACCAGCTGATTTGCAGAAGGTTGGGACTGTTGTAACTCCTGATAATGACATCTATATAGCAGGTGGTCAAGTTCctctgaaaaacacaaaaacaaatcacAGTAAAACAAGCAAACTTCAGActgccttcagaactgtgaaTTGCTTTTATTGGTTTGATGCACAGCAAAATACCTGGTTTCCAAAGACCCCAATGCTTTTTGTCCGCATAAAGCCATCTTTGGTTTGCTGTGAAGGCTATATCTATGCAATTGGAGGAGACAGTGTAGGTGGAGAACTTAATCGGAGGACCGTGGAACGATATGATACTGAGAAGGATGAGTGGACAATGGTAAGCCCTTTGCCTTGTGCTTGGCAGTGGAGCGCAGCAGTTGTGGTTCATGACTGCATTTATGTGATGACACTGAACCTCATGTACTGTTATTTTCCAAGGTCTGATTCATGGGTGGAAATGGCCATGAGACAGACTACCAGGTCTTTTGCTTCAGCTGCAGCTTTTGGTGATAAAATTTTCTATATTGGAGGGTTGCACATTGCTACCAATTCTGGCATAAGACTCCCCTCTGGCACTGTCGATGGGTCTTCAGTAACTGTGGAAATTTACGATGTGAATAAAAATGAGTGGAAAATGGCAGCCAACATCCCTGCTAAGAGGTACTCAGACCCCTGCGTTAGAGCTGTTGTGATCTCAAATTCTCTTTGTGTGTTCATGCGAGAAACCCACTTAAATGAGAGAGCTAAATACGTCACCTACCAGTATGATCTGGAACTTGACCGGTGGTCTCTGCGGCAGCATATATCTGAACGTGTACTGTGGGACTTAGGGAGAGATTTCCGGTGCACTGTGGGGAAACTTTATCCATCCTGCCTTGAAGAATCTCCATGGAAACCACCAACTTACCTTTTTTCACCGGATGGGACAGAGGAGTTTGAACTGGATGGAGAAATGGTTGCACTACCACCTGTATAG